Proteins encoded together in one Vanessa tameamea isolate UH-Manoa-2023 chromosome 28, ilVanTame1 primary haplotype, whole genome shotgun sequence window:
- the LOC113396752 gene encoding chorion class CB protein PC404-like isoform X2 — protein MTALAFLFVFFQACLLQNVCSQYLRGAYGPGIAGTTCRAGLAPAAFSAYPEFAAYGGAGVGDVVVAGEMCVAGTTAVAGQVPILGAVEFGGIVPAAGTVSIAGSCGCGCNAAYGPYSAAPFAAPCASPFAYEVAAVSASNGGGLEITSGSALPPRGVSVLSENAIEGVLAVTGALPFLGTVGLEGVLPTAGFGAVNYGCGNGAVGIVAEDIAPVGIASPFGYGVGPLAADRFGYGSIGYGPFGYGTGLYGRAGYRSGAFI, from the exons ATGACCGCCCTCGCTTTCCTGTTCGTCTTCTTCCAAGCTTGCTTGCTtcag AATGTCTGCAGTCAGTACCTTCGTGGTGCTTATGGCCCTGGAATCGCTGGTACCACATGTAGAGCTGGTCTCGCCCCCGCTGCATTTTCTGCTTATCCCGAATTTGCTGCCTATGGCGGAGCAGGTGTTGGTGATGTAGTGGTAGCTGGTGAGATGTGCGTTGCTGGTACAACCGCAGTAGCTGGTCAAGTGCCAATCCTCGGTGCTGTTGAATTTGGTGGTATCGTGCCGGCTGCTGGTACCGTATCCATCGCCGGTAGCTGCGGCTGCGGTTGCAACG CCGCATACGGTCCATATTCCGCTGCACCATTCGCTGC TCCGTGTGCATCTCCCTTCGCTTACGAAGTTGCTGCCGTCTCAGCTTCAAATGGCGGCGGTCTGGAAATAACTAGTGGTTCCGCTCTACCCCCACGAGGAGTGTCTGTTTTATCAGAAAACGCCATAGAAGGTGTTCTCGCAGTCACCGGCGCTTTGCCGTTCTTAGGAACCGTGGGTCTTGAAGGTGTTCTGCCAACTGCTGGTTTTGGTGCCGTCAACTACGGTTGTGGCAACGGCGCAGTTGGCATTGTGGCTGAGGATATCGCCCCAGTTGGCATCGCAAGTCCATTCGGATACGGTGTTGGTCCTCTCGCTGCTGATAGATTCGGCTACGGTTCTATCGGCTATGGTCCCTTCGGTTACGGCACAGGACTTTACGGCCGTGCTGGTTATAGATCCGGCGCGTTTATTTAA
- the LOC113396735 gene encoding chorion class B protein M1768-like — translation MVRSYGERGAIPEHLQETGPLTGHGPSSSSFVAPVSNFFFQSIAGACLGAGLGYGLAEPFGYAGTLGAPCGAYGGYGAYGGYGLGAVSASYGGGLAVTSASEYPTGVSVLSENFIEGPLAVAGALPFLGTVGLEGCLPTAGAGVVSYGCGNGEVAILAEDGFGYGGIGYDGFGYGGFGYGGFGYGGLGYDGLGYGGLGYGGLGYGGYGYGIGGCGCGGYL, via the exons ATGGTCCGGAGTTATGGCGAACGCGGGGCAATCCCGGAGCATCTACAAGAGACGGGCCCCCTCACGGGTCACGGGCCTTCGAGCTCCTCGTTTGTTGCCCCAG tatcaaattttttttttcagtccaTTGCTGGAGCATGCCTTGGAGCTGGATTAGGTTATGGCCTCGCTGAGCCTTTCGGTTACGCCGGCACTCTCGGTGCTCCTTGCGGAGCGTACGGTGGTTATGGTGCCTACGGTGGCTACGGACTTGGTGCCGTCAGTGCTTCCTACGGAGGAGGTCTCGCAGTAACCAGTGCTTCTGAATACCCTACTGGAGTATCTGTTCTCTCTGAAAACTTCATCGAAGGACCTTTAGCTGTAGCCGGTGCTCTTCCATTCTTGGGTACTGTGGGTCTTGAAGGTTGCCTGCCAACCGCTGGTGCTGGTGTTGTCTCATACGGCTGTGGCAACGGAGAGGTCGCCATCTTGGCTGAGGATGGTTTCGGCTACGGTGGAATTGGCTACGATGGATTTGGCTATGGTGGATTCGGCTATGGTGGATTCGGCTACGGTGGTCTTGGCTACGATGGTCTCGGCTACGGTGGTCTCGGCTACGGTGGTCTCGGCTACGGTGGTTACGGCTATGGCATCGGTGGTTGTGGATGCGGTGGCTACCTCTAA
- the LOC113396752 gene encoding chorion class CB protein PC404-like isoform X1: MTALAFLFVFFQACLLQNVCSQYLRGAYGPGIAGTTCRAGLAPAAFSAYPEFAAYGGAGVGDVVVAGEMCVAGTTAVAGQVPILGAVEFGGIVPAAGTVSIAGSCGCGCNAAYGPYSAAPFAAAAPFAAAAPFAAAPCASPFAYEVAAVSASNGGGLEITSGSALPPRGVSVLSENAIEGVLAVTGALPFLGTVGLEGVLPTAGFGAVNYGCGNGAVGIVAEDIAPVGIASPFGYGVGPLAADRFGYGSIGYGPFGYGTGLYGRAGYRSGAFI; the protein is encoded by the exons ATGACCGCCCTCGCTTTCCTGTTCGTCTTCTTCCAAGCTTGCTTGCTtcag AATGTCTGCAGTCAGTACCTTCGTGGTGCTTATGGCCCTGGAATCGCTGGTACCACATGTAGAGCTGGTCTCGCCCCCGCTGCATTTTCTGCTTATCCCGAATTTGCTGCCTATGGCGGAGCAGGTGTTGGTGATGTAGTGGTAGCTGGTGAGATGTGCGTTGCTGGTACAACCGCAGTAGCTGGTCAAGTGCCAATCCTCGGTGCTGTTGAATTTGGTGGTATCGTGCCGGCTGCTGGTACCGTATCCATCGCCGGTAGCTGCGGCTGCGGTTGCAACG CCGCATACGGTCCATATTCCGCTGCACCATTCGCTGCAGCTGCTCCGTTCGCTGCTGCTGCACCATTTGCTGCTGCTCCGTGTGCATCTCCCTTCGCTTACGAAGTTGCTGCCGTCTCAGCTTCAAATGGCGGCGGTCTGGAAATAACTAGTGGTTCCGCTCTACCCCCACGAGGAGTGTCTGTTTTATCAGAAAACGCCATAGAAGGTGTTCTCGCAGTCACCGGCGCTTTGCCGTTCTTAGGAACCGTGGGTCTTGAAGGTGTTCTGCCAACTGCTGGTTTTGGTGCCGTCAACTACGGTTGTGGCAACGGCGCAGTTGGCATTGTGGCTGAGGATATCGCCCCAGTTGGCATCGCAAGTCCATTCGGATACGGTGTTGGTCCTCTCGCTGCTGATAGATTCGGCTACGGTTCTATCGGCTATGGTCCCTTCGGTTACGGCACAGGACTTTACGGCCGTGCTGGTTATAGATCCGGCGCGTTTATTTAA
- the LOC135194241 gene encoding chorion class A protein Ld2/Ld41-like produces the protein MSTFTFLLLCVQACLIQNVYSACGGAYGLGLGLEPGYGLGLGYAGPAAYGCGAGLAAGYPGYAAYGGAGVGDVAVAGEMAVAGSTLVAGQVPILGAVEFGGIVPAAGAVSIAGSCGCGCNGAYIY, from the exons ATGTCTACCTTCACTTTCCTCCTGCTCTGCGTCCAAGCTTGCTTGATTCAG aatgtaTACAGCGCGTGCGGCGGTGCCTATGGGCTAGGACTTGGCTTGGAACCCGGTTACGGCTTGGGGCTCGGCTATGCTGGTCCTGCCGCATATGGCTGCGGTGCCGGTCTCGCTGCTGGCTATCCTGGATATGCTGCTTATGGTGGTGCAGGTGTTGGTGATGTCGCTGTCGCTGGTGAGATGGCCGTTGCTGGTAGCACTCTGGTCGCTGGTCAGGTGCCGATCCTCGGTGCTGTTGAATTCGGAGGCATCGTGCCAGCCGCTGGTGCTGTATCAATCGCTGGCAGCTGCGGTTGCGGTTGCAACGGTGCTTATATTTACTGA
- the LOC135194208 gene encoding uncharacterized protein LOC135194208 produces MQINLIQKLNEHFKQDLKINLENFEVNKIHRLGHKKLEEKKSRPILCSFVNNWKKNEIMKNKKNLKKIYITEDYSKEVLQKRKQLQAELVEERKKGNFAYLKYNKLIVKQNNNQQEKRKRETSASPPSFNNQAKKQQSHFSTKSNRADAFDMMRARSNSLSNLISNRKLVIAGERDHNLPTKEEEKNILKNKHEETKIYVAALNVRTLREEENLTELIYALEKIKWDIIGRKQAKDDTINRFYFDLNRAIIEHYYKNLVILGDFNGQIGERRPEKSPQ; encoded by the exons atgcaaatta ACTTGATACAAAAACTAAACGAACATTTCAAACAAGacctaaaaataaatctagaaaACTTTGAAGTCAACAAAATTCATCGTTTAGGACATAAAAAACTGGAAGAAAAGAAGTCGAGACCGATCCTATGCTCGTTTGTAAACAATTGGAAGAAGAATGAaatcatgaaaaataaaaagaatctaAAGAAAATTTACATCACTGAAGATTACTCGAAGGAAGTGCTGCAGAAGAGAAAACAGTTACAAGCCGAGTTAGTAGAAGAGAGGAAAAAGGGCAATTTTGCCTACCTCAAGTACAATAAACTTATAGTGAAACAGAATAATAACCAACAAGAGAAAAGGAAAAGAGAAACCTCTGCTTCACCACCTTCTTTCAACAACCAAGCAAAAAAGCAACAGTCTCATTTTTCAACCAAGTCCAACAGGGCAGATGCCTTTGATATGATGCGGGCTAGATCGAACTCTCTCTCAAACTTAATTTCCAATAGAAA ACTGGTCATCGCGGGGGAAAGAGACCACAACCTTCCAACAAAAGaagaagagaaaaatatattaaaaaataaacatgaggAAACAAAAATCTACGTCGCCGCTTTAAATGTACGAACTTTGAGAGAAGAAGAGAACTTAACAGAGCTAATATATGCGTTAGAGAAAATCAAATGGGACATAATAGGGCGAA AGCAAGCTAAAGACGATACTATAAATAGGTTTTACTTCGACCTAAATAGAGCTATAATAGAGCACTACTAcaaaaatttagtaatattagGAGACTTCAACGGTCAAATTGGCGAAAGACGCCCGGAGAAGAGTCCACAATAG